In Lentibacillus amyloliquefaciens, one DNA window encodes the following:
- a CDS encoding TRAP transporter permease, whose translation MRKLKGFPRIIAFVLGVSLTIITFYTAFTGLFLASIQRSIHLTLILSIIFLWFPASKKISPKDRPSIIDYILSFASLFILFWTLINTSRFLNRIVFVSEMSTIDMIVGVALVALSIEAGRRTMGLVLVVLSLIFIAYGIFGQHFPPLLSHSGFHLREFVDLMYLSQRGLFSSLMGLSATILFIFISFGTFLQATKTDEHYMDLSLSIAGHRPGGPAKVAVLSSAAMGSISGSTMSNVVTTGNLTIPLMKKTGYKAHESGAIETVSSAAGQIIPPVMGTGAFLIAAIIGVEYLEIVKVSIIPAIIFVMSIWFFVDLKAKRNGIFGLNKNETPDFLDTLRKSWHLFLPLIILIIMLILKFTPFIAGSVATLLIFVLSFVRADSRMGVKKFFLTLEKCSINMAMITGIISCATIIVGVINQSGIMNRTTSIILSLANDNLVMTIVIICLISYFLGMGLPVVTAYILVATLGAPALIELGIPAIVAHLSIFWLSQLSTITPPVCMTAFAAAAIAKAPPMKTGFSSLKMGISFYIIPIIFLFSTILTDGWLTTITIGLVSVVAMYLFAASLEGYFFGKTNIVMRILSFIAFLFIITSTLNTVIDFQNSIMMFLFGLVLVAVMWIFQKRRKVQLVN comes from the coding sequence TTGAGAAAATTAAAAGGTTTCCCTAGAATCATTGCCTTTGTATTAGGTGTATCTTTAACAATTATTACATTTTATACAGCTTTCACCGGTTTATTTCTTGCGAGCATACAAAGATCAATTCACCTTACCCTGATATTATCAATTATTTTTTTATGGTTCCCAGCATCTAAAAAAATATCACCTAAAGATAGACCATCAATAATTGATTATATTTTATCATTTGCATCTTTATTTATATTATTTTGGACACTAATCAATACTAGTAGATTTTTGAACAGAATTGTATTTGTATCAGAAATGAGTACGATTGATATGATTGTTGGAGTAGCATTAGTTGCGCTCAGTATTGAGGCGGGAAGAAGAACAATGGGGTTAGTTTTGGTTGTTCTTTCTCTAATATTTATTGCTTATGGAATATTTGGCCAACATTTTCCGCCTTTGTTATCGCATTCGGGGTTTCATTTGCGAGAATTTGTTGACCTTATGTATTTATCGCAAAGAGGATTATTTAGCTCGTTAATGGGATTATCAGCAACTATTTTATTTATTTTTATTTCTTTTGGAACTTTTCTTCAGGCAACTAAAACAGACGAACACTACATGGATCTAAGTTTGTCAATAGCTGGACACAGGCCAGGTGGTCCTGCTAAGGTTGCTGTTTTGAGTAGTGCTGCAATGGGAAGTATTTCAGGGAGTACTATGTCGAATGTTGTTACAACAGGCAACCTAACAATACCTTTGATGAAAAAAACTGGGTATAAGGCTCATGAGTCTGGAGCAATAGAAACAGTTTCTTCAGCTGCTGGTCAAATTATTCCACCTGTTATGGGAACAGGGGCGTTTCTTATAGCAGCAATAATAGGTGTTGAATATTTGGAAATTGTTAAAGTTTCTATTATTCCTGCCATAATTTTTGTAATGTCAATTTGGTTTTTTGTGGATCTTAAAGCCAAAAGAAATGGTATTTTTGGGTTAAATAAAAATGAAACACCGGATTTTTTAGATACCTTAAGAAAAAGCTGGCACTTGTTTTTACCCCTAATAATTTTAATAATAATGCTTATTTTAAAATTTACACCATTCATTGCAGGAAGTGTAGCAACTTTATTAATATTTGTTTTGTCATTTGTTAGAGCAGACTCAAGAATGGGAGTAAAAAAATTCTTTTTAACATTAGAGAAATGTTCTATTAACATGGCAATGATTACAGGGATAATATCATGCGCCACTATTATTGTTGGAGTTATAAATCAATCCGGAATAATGAATAGAACAACCTCTATAATTTTATCTTTGGCTAATGACAATTTAGTTATGACGATTGTTATTATCTGTTTGATTTCCTATTTTTTAGGAATGGGACTACCTGTTGTTACGGCATATATATTAGTCGCAACACTAGGCGCTCCTGCGCTAATTGAATTAGGAATTCCGGCTATAGTAGCGCACTTGTCAATATTCTGGCTTTCTCAACTATCAACTATAACACCGCCAGTTTGTATGACAGCATTTGCAGCAGCGGCAATAGCTAAGGCACCTCCTATGAAGACAGGATTTTCATCCTTAAAAATGGGAATTAGTTTTTATATTATTCCTATTATATTCTTGTTTTCTACAATCTTAACTGACGGCTGGCTAACAACTATTACTATTGGTTTAGTATCAGTTGTTGCGATGTATTTATTTGCTGCTAGCCTAGAAGGATATTTTTTTGGGAAAACAAATATCGTTATGAGAATATTAAGTTTCATAGCATTTTTGTTTATTATTACATCCACATTAAATACTGTAATTGATTTTCAAAATTCTATTATGATGTTTTTGTTTGGGTTAGTATTGGTTGCCGTTATGTGGATTTTCCAGAAAAGAAGGAAAGTGCAATTGGTAAATTAA
- a CDS encoding aminopeptidase: MLNVINSVVTAEKIVKKNLAIKPQEEVVIVADSKSDLEIVYTLAGVIKSVGAEYTIAIMPDRDHSNAAILTNFINKGLESADVLIGLTSASGAPCYSEVAQQLFYSGKVRSMSMVFRNLNHLTEGGATADYDKIAEKASKLASIWKKGKEIRVKSEKGTDIKAPIVKERVRVEDGFATNPGDECAFSDGEVFMYPVAGADGLVVLDGPIYRFGLPMGPVKIEVNNGKAISIEGGEEAGNQLKEIVFSTKNADNFAEFAIGLNPQSFKNGDFEEEKKALGNVHFALGKTPVVYSPIHMDLIMREGTVEIDDQIVLENGKLLV; encoded by the coding sequence ATGTTAAATGTTATAAATTCAGTAGTTACTGCTGAAAAAATAGTAAAAAAAAATCTAGCAATAAAACCGCAAGAAGAAGTTGTTATAGTTGCTGATTCAAAATCTGATTTAGAAATTGTTTATACCCTAGCTGGAGTTATAAAATCTGTTGGGGCTGAATATACAATAGCGATTATGCCAGATAGAGATCACTCTAATGCAGCAATTTTAACAAATTTTATTAATAAAGGACTCGAATCAGCTGATGTTTTAATAGGATTAACAAGTGCCTCTGGGGCTCCTTGTTATTCTGAGGTAGCGCAACAACTATTTTATAGTGGGAAAGTTAGATCAATGTCTATGGTGTTTAGAAACCTAAATCATTTAACTGAAGGAGGAGCTACAGCTGATTATGATAAAATTGCTGAAAAGGCAAGTAAACTTGCGAGTATTTGGAAAAAGGGGAAAGAAATTAGAGTAAAAAGTGAAAAAGGAACAGATATTAAAGCCCCTATAGTTAAAGAGAGAGTCCGTGTTGAAGATGGATTTGCTACTAATCCAGGAGATGAATGTGCATTTTCAGATGGTGAAGTTTTTATGTATCCAGTTGCTGGGGCTGATGGATTAGTTGTTCTTGACGGACCTATCTATCGTTTTGGCTTACCAATGGGTCCCGTGAAAATTGAAGTTAATAATGGTAAAGCTATATCTATAGAAGGAGGAGAAGAAGCTGGTAATCAATTAAAAGAGATTGTATTTTCGACTAAAAACGCTGATAATTTTGCTGAATTTGCCATAGGATTAAATCCCCAATCATTTAAAAATGGAGATTTTGAAGAAGAGAAGAAAGCTCTTGGAAATGTTCATTTCGCATTGGGAAAAACTCCTGTTGTTTATAGCCCTATTCATATGGATCTAATTATGAGGGAAGGAACAGTTGAAATTGACGACCAAATTGTATTGGAAAATGGTAAATTGTTGGTTTAA
- a CDS encoding DUF4372 domain-containing protein yields the protein MELVVVVQIQYKGTQNMDNHTLLSSFGKWVAPINIEKLTEQITQTGQDRYTKKFTTYSYIKLLLLSHLEEVESLHAMSDTLFDDEVQQELGLGSISVSQLSRKHRTVDSNLLAAIFYQLVDQIRHCLCNASESIYEKPTIRCKMLAFDSHLTFKSLYIHGLGR from the coding sequence ATGGAATTGGTGGTTGTTGTCCAAATCCAATATAAAGGAACTCAGAATATGGACAATCATACACTATTATCATCATTTGGTAAATGGGTTGCACCCATTAATATTGAAAAACTTACAGAACAAATTACGCAGACCGGGCAAGATCGCTACACGAAAAAGTTTACGACTTATTCCTACATCAAACTGTTATTATTGTCCCACCTGGAAGAGGTGGAAAGCTTACATGCGATGAGTGATACACTTTTTGATGACGAGGTTCAACAGGAATTGGGGCTGGGTTCAATTAGCGTTTCCCAATTGTCGCGAAAACACCGTACTGTGGATTCCAATTTGTTGGCAGCCATTTTTTATCAATTAGTTGATCAGATACGCCATTGTTTATGCAACGCTAGTGAGTCAATTTATGAGAAGCCTACAATAAGGTGCAAAATGTTAGCCTTTGACTCGCACCTTACATTCAAATCCTTATATATCCATGGCTTGGGGCGATGA
- a CDS encoding NAD(P)/FAD-dependent oxidoreductase, giving the protein MMKHIIIGAGILGASTAYHLAKKNEKVTVIDRHEPGQATRNAAGIVCPWLTNRSNKAWYELVIRGAKFYPALIEELTREGEKETGYEQVGAVNIFDTEEKLGRKMEVAYKRKEDAPEMGEITRLSPEQTKRLFPPVSEIYRAIHISGAARVNGAALNDSLLRAAQKNGVDVIHGDASLLFKNEAIQGVEVNSESHYADQVIVTNGAWTNALFEAVGMKSKVTFEKAQIIHLHTPGMDTSRWPVMLPPFNHYMLTFGGGKIVIGATRENTSSFDSRVTIGPVHQLMDKALSVAPGLADASYLGTKVGFRPFTLGSLPVIGRVPGFSNVLIANGLGASGLTSGPYVGAQLAKLAIGEKPEFSMESFDPKDLFV; this is encoded by the coding sequence ATTATGAAGCATATCATTATCGGAGCAGGAATCCTTGGCGCATCAACTGCTTACCATTTGGCTAAAAAGAATGAAAAAGTCACCGTCATCGATCGGCATGAACCCGGCCAGGCAACGCGAAATGCAGCTGGGATTGTCTGTCCGTGGCTGACCAATCGGAGCAATAAGGCGTGGTACGAACTTGTGATCAGGGGTGCGAAATTTTATCCTGCACTTATTGAAGAGCTTACGCGTGAAGGCGAAAAGGAAACTGGATACGAACAAGTTGGAGCGGTGAATATCTTTGATACTGAGGAAAAATTGGGCCGGAAGATGGAAGTCGCTTATAAACGGAAAGAAGATGCACCGGAAATGGGTGAGATAACGAGATTGTCGCCTGAACAGACCAAACGACTTTTTCCACCCGTTTCAGAAATCTATCGGGCCATTCACATTTCAGGAGCAGCGCGTGTGAATGGAGCAGCACTGAACGATTCCCTTCTCCGTGCAGCACAGAAAAATGGAGTTGATGTGATTCATGGAGATGCCTCATTATTATTTAAAAATGAGGCAATACAAGGTGTTGAGGTAAATAGTGAATCTCACTATGCTGACCAAGTGATTGTCACGAATGGAGCTTGGACGAATGCTTTATTCGAGGCCGTTGGGATGAAGTCAAAGGTTACGTTTGAAAAGGCGCAGATTATCCACTTACACACGCCGGGGATGGATACGAGTCGTTGGCCTGTCATGCTACCGCCATTCAACCATTATATGCTTACGTTCGGCGGTGGAAAGATTGTTATCGGGGCAACTAGAGAAAATACCAGTTCTTTCGATTCCCGTGTCACGATTGGCCCTGTCCACCAGTTGATGGACAAAGCATTAAGTGTTGCGCCTGGTTTGGCTGACGCTTCCTATCTGGGTACGAAGGTAGGTTTTCGCCCCTTTACACTAGGATCCTTGCCAGTTATTGGCCGGGTTCCGGGTTTTTCAAATGTTTTAATTGCGAATGGATTAGGAGCATCAGGTTTGACGAGCGGTCCGTATGTGGGCGCTCAGCTTGCAAAACTTGCGATTGGTGAAAAGCCGGAATTCAGTATGGAATCATTCGATCCTAAAGATTTGTTCGTATGA
- the rpoN gene encoding RNA polymerase factor sigma-54: MKPSIVQEQTLQMKMNQSLIQAIHLLQFSGMEIIDYIQELSKENPLIEDVNFDYEISQFKQGSSNDVSIGEINQSELSMYEHLKSQLYALDIPNNLRQAVNFGIDSLDADGYLDIEMAFWAEQCHITVRQTEETLELIQQLEPAGIGARSLKECIQLQMPASKQFLDELLTDHLDWVAEENIREISEHFNLSENETEKTLKQIQSCHPKPGQLLSAKKTEYIIPEAYIYEQNGNWQISFYKWHSPTIEINESYKNLQVEEKEAADYLKEKFNQVNWLKQAIKFRGNTLENVIRIIVEKQRMYFEHGAFMLQPLTLKEVAAELGMHISTVSRAITHKYVQTKQGVIPLKFFLQSGVRQKDGEQTASFVIKQLIAEMINNEDKQRPLSDQTITNRLQQEFGIRAARRTVMKYRQRLGFASSAKRK; this comes from the coding sequence ATGAAGCCGTCGATTGTTCAGGAACAGACATTACAAATGAAAATGAATCAGTCGCTTATTCAGGCTATTCATTTATTGCAGTTTTCCGGTATGGAAATAATTGATTACATCCAGGAACTCTCCAAGGAAAATCCCTTAATTGAAGACGTGAATTTTGACTACGAGATAAGCCAATTTAAGCAAGGATCTTCAAATGATGTATCCATTGGTGAAATTAATCAGTCAGAATTATCGATGTATGAGCACCTGAAAAGTCAGCTTTATGCCCTTGATATTCCAAACAACTTAAGACAAGCTGTCAATTTCGGGATTGATTCGCTTGATGCAGACGGCTATTTGGATATCGAAATGGCGTTTTGGGCGGAACAATGTCATATAACCGTTCGACAGACAGAAGAGACGCTGGAGCTTATTCAGCAGCTGGAGCCTGCCGGAATTGGTGCCCGTTCGCTAAAGGAATGTATTCAGTTGCAAATGCCCGCCTCAAAACAGTTTTTGGATGAATTGCTGACAGACCATTTAGATTGGGTTGCTGAAGAGAATATCCGGGAGATCAGTGAGCATTTCAATCTATCAGAAAATGAAACTGAGAAAACATTGAAACAGATTCAATCGTGTCACCCCAAACCGGGACAACTCTTGTCCGCCAAAAAAACAGAGTATATTATCCCCGAGGCATATATTTATGAGCAGAACGGCAACTGGCAAATTTCATTTTATAAATGGCACTCACCAACAATTGAAATTAATGAATCGTATAAAAATCTTCAAGTGGAAGAAAAAGAAGCTGCGGACTATTTAAAAGAAAAATTCAATCAGGTTAATTGGCTGAAGCAGGCGATTAAATTTCGGGGCAATACGCTTGAAAATGTGATTAGAATAATCGTTGAAAAGCAGCGGATGTATTTTGAACACGGGGCTTTTATGCTTCAGCCTTTAACTTTAAAGGAGGTTGCGGCTGAATTGGGTATGCATATATCGACTGTCAGCCGCGCCATCACCCATAAATACGTCCAGACAAAACAAGGTGTCATTCCGCTGAAATTTTTCTTGCAATCAGGCGTCCGGCAAAAGGATGGTGAGCAAACAGCATCATTTGTTATTAAGCAATTAATCGCTGAGATGATCAACAATGAAGATAAACAAAGGCCGTTATCAGACCAGACGATTACAAATCGGCTGCAGCAGGAATTTGGAATCAGGGCAGCCCGCAGAACGGTAATGAAATACAGGCAGCGTCTGGGGTTTGCGTCGTCGGCGAAACGAAAGTAA
- a CDS encoding glutaredoxin family protein — translation MRQIRFYTKENCPLCDDALVMLDLLRHEYPFDLEIRDIYSNDKWLEKYQLEIPVVQIDDRTTLNCEEISYEALEKALSKGE, via the coding sequence ATGAGACAGATACGGTTTTATACAAAAGAAAATTGTCCGTTATGTGATGACGCACTTGTGATGCTTGACTTGCTACGTCACGAATATCCTTTTGATCTCGAAATAAGAGACATTTATTCAAACGATAAATGGCTGGAAAAATATCAATTGGAGATACCCGTGGTTCAAATCGATGATAGGACAACTTTGAACTGCGAAGAAATCAGTTATGAAGCACTCGAGAAAGCTCTAAGTAAAGGAGAGTGA
- a CDS encoding sugar-binding transcriptional regulator, which yields MQELIDIQKKLYPDLLKIMQQRYKLMQNVERLQPIGRRALADNLNLTERHVRSEVDFLARQGLIDMSSRGMQLTKEGKLVVDQSAAYMHQIMGLSVLEKQLKETLQLDNIIIVPGNSDEQERVKQEMGKACATFLRENIEEAGTIAVTGGTTIAAVAEMMTPFDKASCLFVPARGGIGEKEENQANTIAAKMARQAKGDYRLLYVPDPLSESSYRTMIEEPAVIDILQIIQGSDIVLHGIGDAITMAKRRKTSNEIIGKLQQEEAVSEAFGYYFNDAGEVVHKVKTIGLHLDDLTGSSHSVITVAGGRSKARAITSYLKQGRSDLLITDEAAAETILRDNHSH from the coding sequence ATGCAGGAATTGATCGACATTCAAAAGAAATTATACCCGGACTTGTTGAAGATTATGCAGCAACGCTATAAGCTGATGCAAAACGTCGAACGTCTGCAGCCGATTGGGAGGCGTGCTTTAGCCGATAACCTCAATCTGACTGAACGGCACGTGCGCAGCGAGGTTGACTTCTTGGCAAGACAAGGGTTAATTGATATGTCATCCAGAGGTATGCAATTGACAAAAGAGGGAAAATTAGTAGTTGATCAATCGGCAGCCTACATGCATCAAATAATGGGCTTGAGTGTTTTAGAGAAGCAATTGAAGGAAACATTACAACTGGACAACATTATAATTGTTCCCGGTAATAGTGATGAGCAGGAACGTGTGAAGCAAGAAATGGGAAAAGCCTGTGCAACCTTTTTACGTGAGAATATCGAGGAAGCAGGAACAATTGCTGTAACAGGCGGCACGACGATAGCGGCAGTGGCTGAAATGATGACACCATTTGATAAAGCGTCATGTTTATTTGTCCCGGCAAGAGGCGGTATTGGTGAAAAAGAAGAAAATCAAGCTAATACAATTGCTGCTAAGATGGCCAGACAGGCAAAAGGAGACTACCGACTGCTTTATGTTCCTGACCCATTAAGTGAATCATCATACCGAACGATGATAGAAGAACCGGCTGTGATTGATATATTACAGATCATACAAGGTTCGGATATCGTTTTGCATGGTATTGGTGATGCCATCACAATGGCAAAGCGGCGCAAAACGTCCAACGAAATTATTGGGAAATTGCAGCAAGAAGAAGCAGTGAGTGAAGCATTTGGTTATTATTTCAATGACGCCGGTGAGGTCGTTCATAAAGTAAAGACAATCGGCCTTCATTTAGATGATTTAACCGGCAGCAGTCATTCGGTGATCACTGTTGCCGGCGGCAGGTCAAAAGCACGTGCCATCACGTCTTATCTGAAGCAAGGCAGAAGTGATTTGTTAATAACAGATGAAGCAGCTGCAGAAACGATTTTAAGGGATAATCATTCCCATTAA
- the gap gene encoding type I glyceraldehyde-3-phosphate dehydrogenase, whose amino-acid sequence MATKVGINGFGRIGRNVFRQALKNDEVEVVAVNDLTDAEMLAHLLQYDSVHGQLEEEVTVNGSNIIVGGKEIQVLSERDPANLGWNDLGVEIVIESTGRFTQRDDAKKHLDAGAKKVIISAPAKQEDLTMVMGVNEMDYDPKEHHIVSNASCTTNSIAPLAKVLHDKFGVKRGLMTTVHSYTNDQQILDLPHKDYRRARAAAQNIIPTTTGAAKVVGKVVPELDGKLNGNAVRVPTPDGSLIDLVAELDQNVTREEVNEAFKAAAEEEGLKGIVGYTEAPIVSSDIVGTTYSSLFDAQSTMTMEDNMVKVVSWYDNEMGYSARCVDLAAYIGKQGF is encoded by the coding sequence ATGGCAACTAAAGTAGGAATTAACGGATTTGGCCGTATCGGACGTAATGTTTTCCGTCAGGCTCTAAAAAATGATGAAGTTGAAGTTGTGGCTGTCAATGACTTGACCGATGCAGAAATGCTCGCACACCTGTTGCAGTATGACTCTGTTCATGGTCAATTGGAAGAAGAAGTAACAGTTAATGGTTCAAATATTATTGTTGGCGGGAAAGAGATTCAAGTATTATCCGAACGCGATCCGGCAAATTTGGGTTGGAATGATCTTGGCGTAGAGATTGTTATAGAATCCACCGGCCGTTTTACGCAGCGCGACGATGCCAAAAAACACCTGGATGCAGGTGCGAAAAAAGTGATTATTTCAGCGCCGGCTAAACAAGAAGACCTGACAATGGTTATGGGTGTTAATGAAATGGATTATGATCCTAAAGAACATCATATTGTATCCAATGCATCATGCACAACAAACTCCATAGCACCGCTTGCGAAAGTGCTTCACGATAAATTTGGTGTTAAACGTGGTCTGATGACAACTGTTCACTCCTATACGAATGACCAGCAAATTCTGGACTTGCCGCATAAAGACTACCGCCGTGCACGTGCAGCAGCACAAAATATTATTCCGACAACGACCGGCGCTGCTAAAGTCGTTGGTAAAGTCGTCCCTGAATTAGACGGTAAGCTGAACGGTAATGCGGTCCGTGTACCAACACCGGATGGCTCGTTGATCGACCTGGTTGCTGAACTTGATCAGAATGTTACCAGGGAAGAAGTCAACGAAGCATTCAAAGCAGCTGCTGAAGAAGAAGGGCTGAAAGGAATTGTTGGCTACACTGAAGCACCAATTGTTTCCAGTGACATTGTCGGCACTACCTATTCGTCACTATTCGATGCGCAGTCAACTATGACGATGGAAGATAACATGGTTAAAGTCGTATCCTGGTATGATAACGAGATGGGTTATTCAGCACGCTGTGTTGACTTGGCGGCTTATATTGGCAAGCAAGGATTTTAA
- a CDS encoding phosphoglycerate kinase yields the protein MNKKTLHDLDVKDKKVFCRVDFNVPMKNGEVTDDTRIRAALPTIEYLAENGATVILASHLGRPKGEVVENLRLDPVAEQLSELLRKEVVKTDAVYGKEVNEALSEVSDGDIVLIENVRFDPNEEKNGPELVQAFADMADLYVNDAFGAAHRAHASTTGIAEKLPAAAGFLMEKEIEVLTKALDNPERPFTAIIGGAKVKDKINVIDHLLDKVDNLIIGGGLAYTFVKAQGYEIGKSLLEEDKLDMAKEFMQKARDKGVNFVMPEDAIVADDFSEDANTKTVDITAIPSDWEALDIGPETRKKYKKAVSDSKLVIWNGPMGVFEYGAFAGGTKSVAESLAETEGYTIIGGGDSAAAVEKFGFAGDMNHVSTGGGASLEFMEGKVLPGVNALDDK from the coding sequence ATGAATAAAAAAACACTGCATGATCTTGATGTGAAGGACAAAAAAGTTTTTTGCCGTGTTGATTTTAACGTCCCGATGAAGAATGGCGAAGTTACTGATGATACACGCATCAGAGCTGCATTGCCAACAATCGAGTATTTGGCGGAAAACGGAGCCACTGTTATATTGGCCAGCCATCTCGGCCGGCCAAAAGGCGAAGTTGTTGAAAACCTGCGTCTTGATCCGGTTGCTGAGCAATTGAGTGAATTGCTTAGGAAAGAAGTGGTTAAAACGGATGCGGTTTACGGGAAAGAAGTAAATGAGGCGCTCTCTGAGGTCAGCGATGGTGATATTGTATTGATTGAGAACGTCCGGTTCGACCCCAATGAAGAAAAGAACGGTCCTGAATTGGTGCAAGCATTTGCGGATATGGCTGATTTGTATGTAAATGATGCATTTGGAGCAGCCCACAGAGCGCATGCTTCAACAACCGGGATAGCAGAGAAACTGCCTGCAGCTGCCGGGTTTTTGATGGAAAAAGAAATCGAAGTGCTTACGAAAGCGCTGGACAACCCTGAGCGTCCGTTTACGGCGATTATTGGCGGTGCCAAGGTGAAAGATAAAATCAATGTCATAGACCATTTGCTGGATAAAGTCGATAATTTGATTATCGGCGGCGGTCTTGCTTATACGTTTGTGAAAGCACAGGGGTATGAAATCGGAAAATCACTGCTTGAAGAAGATAAGCTTGACATGGCTAAAGAATTCATGCAAAAAGCCCGGGATAAAGGTGTTAACTTTGTGATGCCGGAAGATGCCATTGTCGCCGATGATTTTTCGGAAGATGCCAACACAAAAACCGTTGATATTACAGCGATCCCGTCAGATTGGGAAGCGCTCGATATCGGACCTGAAACCCGCAAAAAATACAAAAAAGCCGTTAGCGATTCCAAATTGGTTATATGGAATGGTCCTATGGGTGTATTTGAATATGGTGCTTTTGCAGGCGGAACTAAATCAGTCGCTGAAAGTTTGGCTGAAACAGAAGGATACACAATTATTGGAGGCGGTGATTCTGCTGCAGCCGTCGAAAAGTTCGGTTTTGCCGGTGATATGAACCATGTTTCAACAGGTGGCGGTGCTTCACTTGAATTTATGGAAGGGAAAGTTCTGCCGGGTGTGAATGCACTGGATGATAAATAA
- the tpiA gene encoding triose-phosphate isomerase — MRSKVIAGNWKMNKVLSEAEQFADSVTGKLPKDDNVEAIVCAPFPFLPSLVEKAKGSKLKIGAQNMHSEDNGAFTGEVSPAMLHELGVTHVVIGHSERREQFAETDDSVNKKVHAAFNHDLTPIVCVGETLEQREANETMSQIETQVQKGLEGLTDEQIGSVIIAYEPIWAIGTGKSASSADANQVCTYIRNIVKNMTSENIAEQLVVQYGGSVKPATIDELLEQPDIDGALVGGASLEAESFLQLVEAGTK, encoded by the coding sequence ATGCGCAGCAAAGTAATAGCCGGGAATTGGAAAATGAATAAAGTGTTGTCTGAAGCTGAGCAGTTTGCTGATTCTGTTACAGGGAAACTTCCGAAAGATGACAACGTTGAAGCAATTGTATGTGCACCATTTCCATTTTTGCCGTCATTGGTTGAAAAAGCAAAAGGCAGCAAATTAAAAATCGGTGCGCAAAATATGCATTCTGAAGACAATGGCGCGTTCACAGGCGAAGTGAGCCCTGCGATGCTGCATGAGCTTGGTGTTACACACGTGGTCATCGGGCATTCAGAACGCCGTGAACAGTTCGCTGAAACAGATGACTCAGTCAATAAAAAGGTGCACGCTGCATTCAATCATGATTTGACGCCGATTGTTTGTGTCGGTGAAACCCTTGAACAACGCGAAGCCAATGAAACAATGAGTCAGATTGAAACACAGGTGCAAAAAGGCTTGGAGGGGCTGACTGATGAACAGATTGGTTCTGTGATTATTGCCTATGAGCCGATTTGGGCAATTGGCACAGGCAAATCAGCTTCAAGTGCTGATGCTAACCAGGTTTGCACATATATCCGAAATATCGTTAAAAATATGACATCAGAAAATATTGCCGAACAATTAGTGGTTCAATACGGCGGCAGTGTTAAACCGGCAACGATTGACGAATTGTTGGAGCAGCCTGATATTGATGGCGCACTTGTCGGCGGTGCAAGCCTTGAGGCGGAATCTTTCCTGCAGCTTGTGGAGGCAGGTACAAAATGA